The following proteins are co-located in the Sulfurospirillum deleyianum DSM 6946 genome:
- a CDS encoding branched-chain amino acid ABC transporter permease, with protein sequence MDLTMFMQQMVNGFSLGSMYALIAIGYTMVYGVLRLINFAHGDIMMVGGFLGFFGIEVLGLPFAAAVLLAIVGAALLGMASDRVAYRPLREAPKISLLITAIGVSFFLENAFNVFFGGVPRAFPVPAYLEVMVEFFGLMMPMSAVIVPLLTAILLGIILWILFKTKYGMAIRALAFDVGTVNLMGIDANRVITLVFGMGSALAAVGGIFWAVNYPSVEPMMGVLVGLKAFAAAVVGGIGSVGGAVLGGLIIGFTEVVVVAFFPELGGYKDAFAFIFLILILLFKPTGILGIDFEKSRF encoded by the coding sequence TTGGATTTAACAATGTTTATGCAACAAATGGTCAATGGCTTCAGCCTTGGCAGTATGTATGCACTCATTGCCATTGGTTATACGATGGTGTATGGTGTATTGCGTCTCATTAATTTTGCCCATGGTGATATTATGATGGTGGGTGGTTTTTTAGGATTTTTTGGCATTGAAGTTTTAGGACTTCCTTTTGCAGCAGCAGTTCTTTTAGCCATTGTAGGTGCAGCGCTTTTAGGTATGGCAAGTGATAGAGTTGCTTATAGACCCCTTCGTGAAGCTCCTAAAATCTCGCTTTTAATTACCGCTATTGGCGTGAGTTTTTTTCTTGAAAATGCATTTAACGTCTTTTTTGGAGGCGTACCTCGTGCATTTCCTGTTCCCGCTTACTTAGAAGTGATGGTGGAATTTTTTGGTTTAATGATGCCAATGTCCGCTGTTATCGTTCCTCTTTTGACAGCGATTTTACTTGGAATAATTTTATGGATTTTATTTAAAACCAAATATGGTATGGCAATTCGTGCCTTAGCCTTTGATGTTGGTACGGTAAATTTAATGGGAATTGATGCCAATCGTGTGATTACCCTTGTTTTTGGAATGGGCTCAGCACTCGCTGCTGTGGGGGGTATTTTTTGGGCAGTGAATTATCCTTCCGTAGAGCCTATGATGGGTGTTCTTGTAGGACTTAAAGCCTTTGCCGCTGCGGTTGTTGGAGGCATAGGTAGTGTGGGTGGTGCCGTGTTGGGCGGTCTTATTATTGGATTTACAGAAGTCGTTGTGGTTGCATTTTTCCCAGAACTAGGCGGCTATAAAGATGCGTTTGCGTTTATCTTTTTGATTCTTATTTTATTGTTTAAGCCTACAGGCATTTTGGGTATTGATTTTGAAAAGAGTAGGTTTTAA
- a CDS encoding CinA family protein has translation MKSSLIIVGKALRYNHAFLNYIHSHVQASLDFPDQTVYIDKNDKDLFDVIEEAINRSEETVIVTTAESFNLINKVVATLGEETLELKGDMLIPSKTIHYEKNSYLLIRDTKRINVIKVQETHKLPPLLIESKNTNSLFSIVNMDEDSLKILIEPLAQNYEIRITPTTIIDGWISVEAISNKYGNIESFFKAVTSLLPQKVILHADVIEHISQCLQNHNQTLSLAESCTGGLLASMFTQHSGISSVFHGGLVTYDNAIKESWLGVSHETIERFGAVSELCVREMLEGVLNASLSDYAIATSGIAGPTGGSTEKPVGTVYVGARNKEGVILVERLLLEGDREYIQTQSALHAIKLLLHVGENIFLKSEKNS, from the coding sequence ATGAAAAGTTCTTTGATTATCGTAGGCAAAGCACTCCGTTACAACCACGCTTTTTTAAACTATATTCATTCGCATGTTCAGGCATCTTTGGACTTTCCTGACCAAACGGTTTACATCGATAAAAACGATAAAGACCTTTTTGATGTCATTGAAGAGGCGATTAATCGTTCCGAAGAGACGGTCATTGTCACCACGGCTGAGAGTTTTAATCTCATTAATAAAGTTGTTGCCACGCTTGGAGAAGAGACACTTGAACTCAAAGGTGATATGCTCATTCCATCCAAAACCATTCATTATGAAAAAAACAGTTATCTTCTTATTCGAGACACCAAACGTATCAATGTCATCAAGGTGCAGGAGACACACAAACTCCCTCCCCTGCTTATAGAGTCTAAAAATACAAACTCTCTTTTCTCTATTGTCAACATGGATGAAGACTCTTTGAAAATTCTCATTGAACCTCTAGCCCAAAATTATGAAATACGCATTACCCCAACCACGATTATTGATGGATGGATTAGTGTTGAAGCCATTTCGAATAAATACGGCAATATAGAAAGCTTCTTCAAGGCTGTTACATCTTTGCTCCCTCAAAAGGTCATTTTACACGCAGATGTCATTGAACATATCTCACAATGCCTTCAAAACCATAACCAGACACTTAGCCTTGCAGAAAGTTGCACAGGAGGGCTTCTTGCGTCCATGTTTACACAGCACTCAGGTATCTCCTCAGTCTTTCATGGTGGCTTAGTAACGTATGACAATGCTATTAAAGAGTCTTGGTTAGGCGTGAGTCATGAAACGATTGAACGATTTGGGGCAGTCAGTGAATTGTGTGTACGAGAAATGCTAGAGGGCGTTTTAAATGCTAGCCTTTCAGATTATGCGATTGCAACCAGTGGTATTGCCGGTCCAACAGGAGGAAGTACAGAAAAACCTGTGGGAACAGTCTATGTGGGTGCCCGAAATAAAGAAGGGGTTATACTAGTTGAAAGACTCCTTTTAGAAGGCGATCGAGAATATATCCAAACCCAAAGCGCACTGCATGCGATAAAGTTACTTTTGCATGTGGGAGAAAATATTTTTTTAAAAAGTGAAAAAAACTCTTGA
- a CDS encoding ABC transporter substrate-binding protein produces MKKLALLATSAAVLATFSYAKEINVGVVMAMSGPLAAYGQTTYEGIEFANSLQPKLKNGDTIKLILVDNKGDKVETANATTRLISSDKVVGILGALTSTNTSQVMAIAEKKSIPVIAPVATNDKLTENKKFASRVCFTDSFQGEVVANYALKDLNLKTAVVVVDQAQVYSLGLAKAFKESFTKNGGKIVKEIKVSSGDKDFKAVVSQIKAANPDFLFLPMYHPEVSMIARQAKQIGLSKPMFSTDGVANQTFIDLGGDAVEGHMFTDFFDYGAPPTGKSKEFIAAYAKKTGKEEVNSFVALGADAYNVMVDAMNRCENPSDSICINNAIKSTVNFEGVSGVINLDKTGNSTRSAVIKVVTNGKAVYKSTVNP; encoded by the coding sequence ATGAAGAAATTGGCGTTACTTGCTACCTCTGCTGCCGTTTTGGCAACGTTTTCTTATGCGAAAGAGATTAATGTGGGTGTTGTTATGGCGATGAGTGGACCATTGGCCGCTTATGGACAAACTACCTATGAAGGCATTGAGTTTGCAAATTCATTGCAACCAAAATTAAAAAATGGCGATACCATTAAGCTTATTTTGGTCGATAACAAAGGGGACAAAGTTGAGACGGCTAATGCAACGACACGTTTAATTAGTTCGGATAAAGTTGTGGGTATTTTAGGAGCGCTTACCAGTACCAATACCTCACAGGTTATGGCGATTGCTGAGAAAAAAAGTATTCCTGTTATTGCACCTGTTGCAACCAACGATAAACTCACAGAAAACAAAAAATTTGCAAGTCGTGTCTGTTTTACAGACTCGTTTCAAGGCGAAGTCGTCGCCAATTATGCGCTGAAAGATTTAAATCTTAAAACAGCGGTTGTGGTTGTTGACCAAGCACAAGTCTACTCTTTAGGTCTTGCCAAAGCCTTTAAAGAATCTTTCACAAAAAATGGCGGAAAGATTGTTAAAGAGATTAAGGTAAGCTCAGGCGATAAAGATTTTAAAGCGGTTGTTTCTCAAATCAAAGCGGCAAATCCTGATTTTCTTTTCTTACCAATGTACCATCCTGAGGTCTCTATGATTGCACGTCAAGCAAAACAAATTGGTTTAAGTAAGCCAATGTTTTCAACCGATGGTGTTGCCAATCAAACCTTTATTGACTTAGGTGGGGACGCTGTTGAGGGACATATGTTTACAGACTTCTTTGATTACGGTGCGCCTCCAACTGGGAAATCAAAAGAGTTTATTGCGGCGTATGCTAAAAAAACAGGAAAAGAAGAGGTGAACTCTTTTGTTGCTTTAGGTGCGGATGCGTATAACGTTATGGTGGATGCAATGAATCGTTGTGAAAATCCATCGGATAGTATTTGTATCAATAACGCTATTAAATCAACGGTTAATTTTGAGGGTGTTTCAGGCGTGATTAACCTTGATAAAACAGGTAACTCTACACGTTCTGCGGTTATTAAAGTTGTTACCAATGGTAAGGCTGTGTATAAATCAACCGTCAATCCTTAA
- a CDS encoding branched-chain amino acid ABC transporter permease, with product MMSKNIVLKSAMVLGFVWFIWFANGHFDEYTIRILNNIAIFVILAVSYNLINGVTGQFSLEPNGFVAIGAYVTALLLISPDNKSYQYAIEDPYPFIMTLESNFVVALLLSGLFAMLLALVLSFPVFRVRGDYLAIVTLGFGFIIKILAINHPAVTNGSLGLNDIPEFSNLYWTGGLAIVSVIVVLNIINSKFGRAMKAVRDDEDAAIAMGVNTFKAKTFAFCTSAFFEGIGGGLLAALLTSISPDLFDFFFTFQLLIIIVLGGLGSTTGAIIGTVLVMGGSEWMRFLDEPMNLFGYETVAMPGMRMVVFSLILIFIMLFAREGIMGKRELTDLFKSRKKGGK from the coding sequence ATCATGAGTAAAAATATAGTGCTTAAAAGTGCGATGGTTTTAGGCTTTGTTTGGTTTATTTGGTTTGCCAATGGGCATTTTGATGAGTACACTATTAGAATTTTAAATAACATTGCTATTTTTGTTATTTTAGCGGTAAGTTACAATTTGATTAATGGCGTGACAGGTCAGTTTTCACTCGAACCTAATGGTTTTGTCGCCATTGGTGCATATGTGACAGCACTGTTATTGATTTCTCCGGATAATAAAAGCTATCAGTATGCGATTGAAGATCCGTATCCGTTTATTATGACCTTAGAGTCAAACTTTGTGGTGGCATTGCTTTTAAGTGGTCTTTTCGCAATGCTCTTAGCACTGGTTCTCTCTTTTCCTGTTTTTAGAGTTCGTGGAGATTATTTGGCGATTGTCACTTTAGGATTTGGTTTTATTATTAAAATTCTAGCGATTAATCATCCAGCTGTGACCAATGGCTCTTTAGGACTCAATGATATCCCTGAGTTTTCAAATCTCTATTGGACAGGGGGATTGGCGATTGTTTCGGTGATTGTGGTGCTGAATATTATCAATTCAAAATTTGGTCGTGCGATGAAAGCCGTGCGTGATGATGAAGATGCAGCTATTGCCATGGGTGTCAATACGTTTAAAGCTAAAACATTCGCTTTTTGTACGAGTGCTTTTTTTGAAGGTATCGGTGGTGGTTTATTGGCAGCACTTTTAACCAGCATTTCACCTGATTTGTTTGACTTTTTCTTTACCTTTCAACTCTTAATTATCATTGTTTTAGGAGGACTTGGAAGTACCACGGGTGCAATCATCGGAACGGTTTTGGTTATGGGTGGTAGTGAATGGATGCGCTTTTTGGATGAGCCTATGAATCTTTTTGGATATGAAACAGTGGCAATGCCTGGAATGCGAATGGTTGTTTTTTCTTTAATTCTTATTTTTATTATGCTATTTGCACGTGAAGGAATCATGGGTAAAAGAGAACTCACAGATCTTTTTAAATCACGCAAAAAGGGTGGCAAATGA
- a CDS encoding ABC transporter ATP-binding protein: MISVKNLHVYYGLIEAVKGIDFEVKEGEIVSLIGSNGAGKSSTLKALLNSVKKTGEINFLGYDTRNHKTHTLVQHGLSLVPEGRKIFINLTVEENLRMGAFNNDENYEHLKEAMYGLFPRIKDKRHQLAGTMSGGEQQMLAISRALMGEPKLLMLDEPSLGLAPKIVGEVFEIIQRLRSEGITILLVEQNAFAALKISDKAYVLENGKIAMSGVASDMIGDDAIRKKYLGG; the protein is encoded by the coding sequence ATGATTAGTGTTAAAAATTTGCATGTCTATTATGGACTGATTGAAGCAGTAAAAGGGATTGATTTTGAAGTGAAGGAAGGGGAAATTGTCTCTCTGATTGGCTCAAATGGTGCAGGTAAAAGCTCTACGCTTAAGGCATTGCTCAACAGTGTCAAAAAGACAGGTGAGATTAATTTTTTAGGGTATGACACCCGCAATCATAAAACCCATACGTTAGTGCAACATGGACTCTCTTTAGTGCCTGAAGGTCGAAAGATTTTCATTAATCTGACCGTAGAAGAGAATCTTCGTATGGGTGCTTTTAATAATGATGAAAATTACGAGCATCTAAAAGAGGCGATGTATGGGCTTTTCCCACGCATTAAAGATAAGCGTCATCAACTTGCAGGAACCATGAGTGGTGGCGAGCAACAGATGTTAGCGATTTCTCGTGCTTTGATGGGTGAGCCTAAGCTTTTAATGCTGGATGAACCTAGTTTGGGTTTGGCTCCTAAAATTGTCGGAGAGGTATTTGAGATTATTCAGCGCTTAAGAAGTGAGGGGATTACGATTCTTTTGGTGGAACAAAATGCTTTTGCAGCGCTTAAAATTTCTGATAAAGCCTATGTTTTGGAAAATGGAAAAATTGCGATGAGTGGTGTCGCTTCTGATATGATAGGCGATGACGCGATTCGTAAAAAATACCTCGGCGGATAA
- the ccsA gene encoding cytochrome c biogenesis protein, producing MDLVLKRILSIKSAIILLMLFGFFSGFATFVENDFGVETSWALIYTAWWFELIQVALGIILVYNIVKYKIYTLDKLPSFLFHLSFIFILIGSGVTRYFGFEGSLHVRNGMQENKVMSSDSFISATALKENKTYRYSHPKLISQIGSNNFSFSFDVDGDKADVTFKEYLTYATKKVVEDPMGEPMISMMLSGYGESLSVNLKEGERYETSEYIFSFNAAPKESKKEEIRFTLENGKFYFTAPSSVAWFKMAENEKGEYAASIKHDFTTGQLYTVGNINFAPRYIGLKGKEKVVADKTPMNKNAIVSAIVVDVAFKGEHKEVALFGQGKGTQGEPVREVIAGVPFMFEWGSQIFTLPFHIKLNEFQLERYPGSMSPMSYASEVEVVDVEKGVQMPFRIYMNHVLDYRGFRFFQSSYDKDEKGTILSVNNDPGKLPTYFGYTLLCLGFFFNFLNVKSRFRKLASMVQRDMVKAKSVIMFVALGLLLSQGNSLHAVSLEENIHFLKRYDAKHADQFGHLLVQGADGRFKPIDTIAMEMMHKVYARSTYEGLSANQVALSMMSSPAQWQDIPFIKVFHPELKKILGMDEKQKYASFNDFFEKEGDRGYKLIKYSEEANRKKPVLRNQFDKDVLKVDERVNICYMVYTGEIFRMIPKQNDVAKRWFPPQDAVMRFSKQEGDEVRALVGGYFEAISLGLEKGNWTEANKAVEKLAAYQEQYSGGITPSLKRVNTEVFFNHAQIFERLTPVYLLSGLVLLCFIFAKMLKSSLRIQMLSRIVLVINAVAFIIHTGGLGLRWYIAMHAPWSNGYESMIYIAWAIALAGIFFSRQSVVSLALTSILAGITLFVAHLSWMDPQITTLVPVLNSYWLNIHVSVITASYGFLGLCALLGFFTLILFMLRSKTNSKHNQEFDRNIVEATRINEMAMILGLSLLTVGNFLGGVWANESWGRYWGWDPKETWALVSILIYAGVVHFRFVPKWNTPFAFAVASTVSFSAIIMTYFGVNFYLSGMHSYAAGDPVPIPAFVYYTIVIVAAVIALAYPKRDIGKAL from the coding sequence ATGGATTTGGTACTAAAGCGCATTCTTTCCATTAAATCAGCCATCATTTTACTGATGTTATTTGGTTTTTTTAGTGGTTTTGCAACGTTTGTCGAAAATGATTTTGGTGTAGAAACCAGTTGGGCACTCATTTATACCGCATGGTGGTTTGAGCTAATTCAAGTTGCACTGGGTATTATCTTGGTGTACAACATCGTGAAATATAAAATTTATACCCTCGATAAACTCCCTTCGTTTCTTTTTCATTTGAGTTTTATTTTTATTCTTATTGGTTCAGGTGTAACACGTTACTTTGGCTTTGAAGGATCGTTACATGTAAGAAATGGAATGCAAGAAAATAAAGTGATGTCAAGTGATTCTTTTATTAGTGCTACGGCGTTAAAAGAGAATAAAACCTATCGTTATAGTCATCCCAAATTGATTTCACAAATCGGAAGTAACAATTTTTCGTTCTCATTTGATGTGGATGGTGATAAGGCTGATGTTACGTTTAAAGAGTATTTGACTTACGCAACGAAAAAAGTGGTCGAGGATCCTATGGGAGAGCCTATGATCTCAATGATGCTCAGTGGTTATGGCGAGAGTCTTAGTGTCAATCTCAAAGAGGGTGAGCGTTATGAAACATCAGAATATATTTTTAGTTTTAATGCCGCACCCAAAGAGAGTAAAAAAGAGGAGATTCGTTTTACGCTCGAAAATGGAAAATTTTATTTTACAGCGCCTTCTTCTGTTGCATGGTTTAAAATGGCAGAGAATGAAAAAGGTGAATATGCCGCTAGTATAAAGCACGATTTTACAACAGGGCAACTCTATACGGTTGGAAATATTAATTTTGCGCCAAGATACATTGGTTTAAAAGGTAAAGAAAAAGTAGTTGCCGATAAAACGCCGATGAATAAAAATGCTATTGTATCTGCTATAGTTGTTGATGTCGCTTTTAAGGGAGAGCATAAAGAAGTGGCTCTTTTTGGTCAGGGGAAAGGAACTCAGGGTGAGCCTGTAAGGGAAGTTATCGCAGGAGTACCCTTTATGTTTGAGTGGGGTTCTCAGATTTTTACCTTACCTTTTCATATTAAACTCAATGAATTTCAATTAGAGCGCTATCCTGGTTCTATGTCGCCTATGTCTTATGCGAGTGAAGTAGAAGTGGTCGATGTTGAAAAAGGGGTACAGATGCCGTTTCGTATTTATATGAATCATGTTCTTGATTATCGAGGATTTCGATTTTTTCAAAGCTCTTACGATAAAGATGAAAAGGGAACTATCTTATCCGTTAACAATGACCCTGGAAAATTGCCAACTTATTTTGGGTATACCTTGTTGTGTTTAGGATTTTTCTTTAATTTTCTCAATGTAAAAAGTCGTTTTAGAAAACTTGCATCTATGGTGCAGCGTGATATGGTTAAAGCCAAATCAGTGATAATGTTTGTGGCGCTTGGATTACTTTTGTCGCAAGGAAATTCTCTTCATGCGGTAAGTTTGGAAGAGAATATACACTTTTTAAAACGCTACGATGCCAAACATGCAGATCAGTTTGGACATTTATTGGTTCAAGGAGCTGATGGTAGATTTAAGCCTATTGATACCATTGCGATGGAGATGATGCATAAAGTCTATGCACGTTCAACCTATGAGGGGCTTAGTGCCAATCAAGTCGCCCTGAGTATGATGAGTTCACCCGCACAGTGGCAAGATATACCTTTTATCAAAGTGTTTCATCCTGAATTAAAAAAGATTTTGGGTATGGACGAGAAGCAAAAATACGCTTCTTTTAATGATTTCTTTGAAAAAGAGGGAGATCGTGGGTATAAACTGATTAAATATTCTGAAGAAGCCAATCGTAAAAAACCAGTTCTTCGCAATCAGTTTGATAAAGATGTCCTCAAGGTTGATGAGCGTGTTAATATCTGTTATATGGTTTATACAGGTGAAATCTTTAGAATGATTCCCAAACAAAATGATGTGGCAAAACGCTGGTTTCCTCCACAAGATGCGGTGATGCGATTTTCAAAGCAAGAGGGTGATGAAGTTAGAGCGCTTGTTGGTGGCTATTTTGAAGCAATTAGCCTTGGATTGGAGAAGGGAAATTGGACAGAGGCAAATAAAGCGGTTGAAAAACTAGCTGCGTATCAAGAACAGTATAGCGGAGGTATTACTCCAAGTCTAAAGCGTGTTAATACGGAAGTTTTCTTCAATCACGCACAAATTTTTGAGCGTTTAACCCCTGTTTATTTACTCAGTGGTCTTGTATTGCTTTGTTTTATTTTTGCAAAAATGCTCAAGTCATCTTTACGTATTCAAATGCTCTCTCGTATTGTTTTGGTGATTAATGCGGTTGCGTTTATAATACATACAGGAGGACTAGGGCTTCGTTGGTATATTGCGATGCATGCTCCATGGAGTAATGGTTATGAATCCATGATTTACATTGCATGGGCGATTGCGTTGGCGGGTATTTTCTTCTCACGTCAGTCTGTTGTCTCTTTAGCTTTAACCTCTATTTTAGCGGGTATCACACTTTTTGTTGCGCATTTGAGTTGGATGGATCCTCAAATCACCACATTGGTTCCTGTTCTTAACTCGTATTGGTTAAATATTCATGTTTCAGTTATTACGGCAAGTTATGGGTTTTTAGGGTTATGTGCGCTTCTAGGATTTTTCACATTGATTCTTTTTATGTTACGAAGCAAAACCAATTCAAAACACAATCAAGAGTTTGATCGAAATATTGTAGAAGCAACACGTATTAATGAAATGGCAATGATTCTAGGATTGAGCCTTCTAACCGTAGGTAACTTTTTAGGTGGTGTGTGGGCCAATGAGTCATGGGGACGTTATTGGGGATGGGATCCAAAAGAGACATGGGCGTTGGTTTCTATTCTTATTTATGCAGGAGTGGTGCATTTTCGATTTGTTCCTAAGTGGAACACCCCTTTTGCTTTTGCTGTAGCCTCTACGGTTTCGTTCTCTGCAATTATTATGACCTATTTTGGGGTGAATTTTTATCTCTCTGGAATGCACTCATATGCCGCAGGTGATCCTGTTCCTATTCCTGCATTTGTCTATTATACTATTGTGATTGTTGCTGCTGTTATTGCTTTGGCATATCCAAAACGAGATATAGGCAAGGCATTGTAA
- a CDS encoding ABC transporter ATP-binding protein, with product MILKIENVTKNFGGVSAIKETSFGVAPKEIFGLIGPNGAGKTTMFNIITGNYEPSSGSVIFRNEVLNGLKPHHIVRKGIARTFQNIRLFSSMSVLDNVLIGFDFQARYGFLESIIRFPRFISEEKRIKTRSMEILDYFGMGHFAHEKAVDLSYGQQRKVEIARALATNPELLLLDEPAAGMNPSETEELGELIKKARVDFDLTVLVIEHDMKFVNQLCDKVLVLDYGKTIFEGKPADAICDPEVIAAYLGDFHND from the coding sequence ATGATTTTAAAAATTGAAAATGTCACTAAAAATTTTGGCGGGGTGAGTGCGATAAAGGAGACCAGCTTTGGTGTGGCTCCTAAAGAGATTTTTGGTTTAATCGGACCTAATGGTGCTGGAAAAACCACGATGTTTAACATCATTACAGGCAATTATGAGCCGAGTTCGGGTTCGGTTATTTTTCGCAATGAAGTTTTAAATGGTCTAAAACCGCATCACATTGTGCGTAAAGGCATTGCAAGAACGTTTCAAAATATCAGGCTTTTTTCCAGCATGAGCGTTTTAGACAATGTTTTGATTGGCTTTGATTTTCAAGCACGTTATGGATTTTTAGAGTCGATTATTCGTTTTCCTCGTTTTATCAGTGAGGAAAAGCGCATTAAAACACGTTCTATGGAGATTTTGGATTATTTTGGAATGGGTCATTTTGCGCATGAAAAAGCGGTGGATTTGAGTTATGGACAACAACGAAAAGTTGAAATTGCAAGAGCACTTGCAACCAATCCAGAGCTTTTACTCTTAGATGAACCCGCTGCTGGGATGAATCCTTCTGAAACAGAGGAGTTGGGTGAGTTGATAAAAAAAGCACGGGTGGATTTTGATTTGACGGTTTTAGTCATTGAACACGATATGAAATTTGTCAATCAGTTATGCGATAAAGTGCTTGTTTTAGATTATGGTAAGACAATTTTTGAGGGAAAACCCGCTGATGCTATTTGCGACCCTGAAGTAATTGCTGCGTATTTAGGAGATTTTCATAATGATTAG